The following proteins come from a genomic window of Flavobacteriales bacterium:
- a CDS encoding NAD(P)-binding domain-containing protein — MNKQTIIGVVGSGAMGSGIAQVAATQGHQVMVVDKQPEILENAKVKLNAVLNRLVEKGKISSDEAAEIEGRITWVTNIDELESCGFVIEAVVEDLNVKQAIFKQLDVIVAPGAILASNTSSLSITSIAASCEKPERVIGVHFFNPAPLMPLVEIIPAVQTDPEVVAETKTLVDSWAKTTVLARDTPGFIVNRIARPFYGEAIRIYEEGVAEYAAIDHALRTKGGFRMGPFELMDFIGNDVNYAVTETVFREFFYDPRYKPSFTQKRMVEAKRLGRKSGKGYYDYSNGRLVPDVVVDDALSTSITERVVAMLMNEAIDALFLGVASRDDLDLAMTKGVNYPKGLLRWADEWGLEKVLDILEKLHHEYGEDRYRPSPLLRRMAANKQTFYP; from the coding sequence ATGAATAAGCAAACCATCATAGGTGTAGTCGGATCGGGTGCGATGGGCTCCGGAATTGCGCAGGTAGCCGCCACACAGGGTCACCAGGTCATGGTTGTGGACAAGCAACCGGAAATCCTGGAAAATGCGAAAGTAAAACTCAACGCAGTGTTGAATCGGTTGGTTGAAAAAGGGAAAATATCCTCAGATGAAGCAGCTGAAATAGAAGGTCGCATAACCTGGGTGACCAACATCGACGAACTGGAATCCTGTGGCTTCGTTATAGAAGCTGTTGTGGAAGACCTGAATGTCAAACAGGCCATCTTCAAACAATTGGATGTGATCGTGGCACCGGGAGCCATCCTTGCCAGTAACACCTCTTCCCTATCCATTACCTCTATCGCTGCTTCTTGCGAAAAACCGGAACGTGTGATTGGTGTGCATTTCTTCAACCCCGCACCCTTGATGCCGCTTGTTGAAATCATCCCGGCGGTACAAACAGACCCTGAGGTTGTCGCAGAAACAAAAACACTCGTGGACAGCTGGGCAAAAACCACGGTACTTGCCAGGGATACTCCGGGATTTATCGTCAACCGCATAGCCAGGCCGTTTTATGGAGAAGCCATCCGCATCTATGAAGAAGGCGTCGCGGAATACGCCGCCATTGACCATGCCTTGAGAACAAAAGGAGGCTTTCGCATGGGTCCGTTCGAGCTTATGGATTTCATCGGAAATGATGTGAATTATGCCGTAACGGAAACCGTTTTCAGAGAATTCTTCTATGACCCGAGGTACAAACCATCCTTCACCCAGAAGCGCATGGTGGAGGCAAAAAGACTGGGAAGGAAATCAGGAAAAGGGTATTACGACTATAGCAACGGGCGCCTCGTCCCAGACGTCGTTGTGGATGATGCCCTGTCCACATCCATCACGGAACGCGTAGTAGCCATGCTGATGAATGAAGCCATCGATGCCTTGTTCCTGGGCGTTGCTTCCCGGGATGACCTGGACCTGGCCATGACCAAAGGGGTGAACTATCCCAAGGGCCTGTTACGCTGGGCAGATGAATGGGGGCTGGAGAAAGTCCTGGACATCCTCGAAAAACTTCACCATGAATATGGCGAAGACCGTTACCGTCCAAGCCCTCTTTTGCGTCGCATGGCTGCTAACAAACAAACCTTT